One genomic segment of Brassica napus cultivar Da-Ae chromosome A3, Da-Ae, whole genome shotgun sequence includes these proteins:
- the LOC125606922 gene encoding putative cysteine-rich receptor-like protein kinase 39: protein MGSFPALIIILASSLLTVLEVVNGAKCYGSSNSNSSYARNRDNLFSTLANNVVTNGGVYNSSLGQYPNKVYVLGLCARGYEPKPCISCVEKLTLETQTGCGSIMESFIWDSDDGDRVSCLVRSSNHSFGNLELEPPVIGPSPNHFAQSVNMTLFMQQWEYTVNNTLVAATKADTSSMHKYYSAVHAQFTEFPNVYMMMQCTPDITSQDCKQCLEDSVKYFREQFRGKTGGMASFPSCLFRWDLYSFYGAFGNVTRVPALPLLQAPKKGSSVPEKKGRSMHRGIITIIVVFTFINLLISIGFYKAKDRRRKLNNGINGCTLEYSDSDGHFMLRFDLSMIILATADFSPENKLGQGGFGTVYKGILLNGKEIAVKRLTRGSEGGVEFKNEVSLLTRLQHKNLVKLLGFCNEGDEEILVYEFVPNSSLDRFIFDEEKRELLTWEVRFKIIEGIARGLVYLHEDSQLKIIHRDLKASNILLDAEMNPKVADFGTARLFDTDETRAETQRIAGTRGYMAPEYLNHGQISAKCDVYSFGVVLLEMISGRRNNSFVGEGIVAFSWKRWVEGKPEIIIDPLLVKKPSSEIIKLIQTGLLCAQQNPTKRPTMSTVILWLGSETITIPLPKAPAFTASRSQSEDGTTSMSNVLTELSCR from the exons ATGGGGAGTTTCCCTGCTTTGATCATCATCCTCGCTTCGTCTCTTCTCACTGTCCTCGAAGTTGTTAATGGTGCCAAATGTTACGGAAGCTCCAACAGCAACAGCAGCTACGCTCGGAATCGCGACAATCTCTTCTCTACTCTTGCTAATAATGTTGTCACTAACGGCGGAGTCTACAACTCTTCTCTCGGCCAATATCCTAACAAGGTTTACGTTCTTGGCCTCTGCGCAAGAGGCTACGAGCCAAAACCTTGTATCAGCTGTGTTGAAAAATTAACTCTGGAAACACAAACGGGTTGTGGAAGCATCATGGAGTCGTTCATATGGGACAGTGACGATGGAGACCGCGTTTCTTGTCTTGTACGTTCCTCAAACCACTCTTTTGGGAACCTCGAGCTTGAACCTCCTGTAATAGGGCCAAGTCCAAATCATTTCGCCCAATCTGTAAACATGACCCTTTTCATGCAACAGTGGGAATACACGGTTAATAACACCCTCGTGGCTGCCACAAAAGCTGATACTTCCTCGATGCACAAGTACTATAGTGCCGTACACGCCCAGTTCACAGAATTTCCAAATGTTTACATGATGATGCAATGCACACCCGACATAACTTCTCAAGATTGCAAACAATGTTTAGAAGATAGTGTGAAATACTTTAGAGAACAGTTTCGCGGAAAAACAGGGGGCATGGCTAGTTTTCCGAGCTGTTTATTCAGATGGGATCTATATTCTTTCTATGGTGCTTTTGGTAATGTTACAAGAGTTCCTGCACTTCCTCTACTTCAGGCTCCGAAAAAGGGAAGCTCTGTACCAGAAAAGAAAG gaagaagcaTGCATAGGGGAATTATCACGATAATTGTGGTTTTTACTTTCATTAATCTTTTGATATCTATTGGTTTCTACAAAGCAAAAGACCGGAGGAGAAAATTAAATAACGGAATAAATG GTTGCACTTTAGAATACTCAGATTCGGATGGCCATTTTATGTTAAGGTTTGATCTTAGTATGATCATATTGGCAACGGCTGACTTTTCGCCTGAAAATAAGCTTGGCCAAGGTGGATTTGGTACGGTTTATAAG GGGATATTGCTAAACGGGAAAGAGATAGCTGTGAAGAGATTAACCAGAGGTTCAGAAGGAGGTGTGGAGTTTAAGAATGAGGTTTCACTCTTGACAAGACTCCAGCATAAGAATCTGGTTAAGCTTCTTGGTTTCTGTAATGAAGGAGATGAGGAGATTCTTGTCTACGAGTTTGTCCCTAACTCAAGTCTTGACCGCTTTATCTTCG atgAAGAGAAGCGTGAGCTTCTTACATGGGAAGTGaggtttaaaattatagaaggAATTGCTCGAGGTCTTGTTTATCTCCATGAAGATTCTCAGCTGAAGATTATTCACCGAGACTTGAAGGCAAGCAACATCCTTTTAGATGCAGAGATGAACCCTAAGGTTGCAGATTTTGGGACAGCGAGACTGTTTGACACCGATGAGACTCGAGCTGAAACTCAACGAATAGCTGGAACCCG TGGATATATGGCTCCTGAATACCTGAATCATGGGCAAATCTCAGCTAAATGTGATGTATATAGCTTCGGTGTGGTGCTTCTAGAGATGATAAGTGGTCGAAGAAATAATAGCTTTGTGGGAGAAGGAATTGTAGCTTTT TCATGGAAGAGATGGGTTGAAGGAAAGCCTGAGATCATAATTGATCCTTTATTGGTAAAGAAACCGAGTAGCGAGATCATTAAGCTGATCCAGACTGGTCTGTTGTGTGCTCAACAAAACCCAACAAAGAGACCAACCATGAGCACTGTAATACTTTGGCTTGGCAGTGAGACCATCACCATTCCTTTACCTAAGGCTCCTGCTTTCACAGCGAGTCGTTCCCAATCTGAAGATGGTACTACGTCAATGAGCAATGTCTTGACGGAGTTGAGTTGTCGTTGA